A region of Myxococcus stipitatus DSM 14675 DNA encodes the following proteins:
- a CDS encoding type VI secretion system Vgr family protein produces MGDEQRLVATFFFSGHDGGLSVHAVRGREEVSRAYRFEVDFSGQGVDVDAAPGVRASLLLESPRGGVRSVGGVVEEVSLAAMGQAGEEAFGRYRAVLVPEPYLVLSLRRGFRIFQQKTVPDIVKKVCEDAGLDAATFDWGGVSGRYPQRDYCVQYDESEWDFICRLLEDEGIFFAFSHTADGVLMRFEDDSTRVDLLSPDVLGFSFFPQEDASFARVWDFRLRTRLRPSKATVNDYDMLRPGTSLLSSAEASEALSREWYEFPGGFRAPAEGKRRAAVRLDELRGTRVTALGRTDALFVAPGRRFLLQGHPASEGEYFLTAVGFQLRLEEETASGRPLVDEGPWRYDVELEAIPSAQMFRPARLTPRPRVMGLQTARVTGPAGEEIHCDAHGRVKLQFAWDREGELDERTSSWVRVSQAHTTGSVMIPRIGWEVLVEFEEGDPDRPVCLGKVWNTTFLPPVELPAGKTVTGHSSLSSPGGSGANEVLFDDTAGQETVTINGKHDILVKAANNKLYSVGHDASHLVNGKRAASVGGDEKISIEADLNVNVGGDQSTKVGAMRDVKVTGSLTEEVAGAMDLQVGGMELVQVGNPVAAVLELIVNAAVGKVVGAAAKAASRAEATLLGPILPMIQEAREAVGPAAQFAGPAAALLGDGDPQIAAFAQAAGKLSDAAGAAESGQIAAGMAQSMVSDKLSGALIDAVKEASGAGAAEEAVAVGAMRRPRRLGVRRAAGVGRGRRWWGAR; encoded by the coding sequence ATGGGTGACGAGCAGCGCCTCGTGGCGACATTCTTCTTCAGCGGACACGACGGAGGCCTCTCGGTGCATGCGGTGCGCGGGCGGGAGGAGGTGTCCCGCGCGTACCGCTTCGAGGTGGACTTCTCCGGGCAGGGCGTGGACGTGGACGCCGCGCCGGGGGTTCGCGCCTCCCTGTTGCTGGAGTCACCGCGTGGCGGAGTGCGCTCCGTGGGCGGGGTGGTGGAGGAGGTCTCCCTGGCCGCCATGGGACAGGCGGGCGAGGAGGCCTTCGGACGCTACCGGGCGGTGCTCGTCCCGGAGCCGTACCTCGTGCTGAGCCTGCGGCGAGGCTTCCGCATCTTCCAGCAGAAGACGGTGCCCGACATCGTCAAGAAGGTGTGCGAGGACGCGGGGCTGGACGCGGCGACCTTCGACTGGGGCGGTGTCTCGGGCCGCTATCCGCAGCGCGACTATTGCGTGCAGTACGACGAGTCGGAGTGGGACTTCATCTGCCGGCTGCTCGAGGATGAGGGCATCTTCTTCGCCTTCAGCCACACCGCGGACGGAGTCCTCATGCGCTTCGAGGACGACAGCACCCGCGTGGACCTGCTCTCGCCGGACGTGTTGGGCTTCTCCTTCTTTCCGCAGGAGGACGCCTCGTTCGCCCGCGTCTGGGACTTCCGGCTGCGCACGCGCCTGCGGCCGTCGAAGGCGACGGTCAACGACTACGACATGCTGCGGCCTGGTACCTCGTTGCTCTCGAGCGCGGAGGCGTCGGAGGCGCTCTCGCGCGAGTGGTACGAGTTCCCCGGAGGCTTCCGCGCTCCGGCCGAGGGCAAGCGCCGGGCGGCGGTGCGGTTGGATGAGCTGCGAGGGACTCGGGTGACGGCGCTCGGGCGCACGGATGCGCTCTTCGTGGCGCCGGGTCGCCGCTTCCTGCTCCAGGGGCATCCGGCCTCGGAGGGTGAGTACTTCCTCACGGCGGTGGGGTTCCAGCTCCGGTTGGAGGAGGAGACCGCGAGCGGGCGTCCGTTGGTGGACGAGGGGCCGTGGCGGTACGACGTGGAGCTGGAGGCGATTCCCTCCGCGCAGATGTTCCGGCCCGCGCGGCTGACGCCGCGGCCTCGGGTGATGGGGCTCCAGACGGCCCGGGTGACGGGCCCCGCGGGGGAGGAGATTCACTGCGATGCCCACGGGCGGGTGAAGCTCCAGTTCGCGTGGGACCGGGAGGGTGAGCTGGATGAGCGCACGTCTTCGTGGGTGCGCGTCAGTCAGGCGCACACGACGGGCTCGGTGATGATTCCGCGCATCGGCTGGGAGGTGCTCGTCGAGTTCGAGGAGGGGGACCCGGACCGCCCGGTGTGTCTGGGCAAGGTGTGGAACACCACCTTCCTGCCGCCGGTGGAGCTGCCCGCGGGCAAGACGGTGACGGGGCACAGCTCGCTCTCTTCGCCGGGGGGGAGTGGCGCGAATGAGGTCCTGTTCGACGACACGGCGGGACAGGAGACGGTCACCATCAACGGGAAGCACGACATCCTCGTGAAGGCGGCCAACAACAAGCTCTACAGCGTCGGGCACGACGCGAGTCACCTGGTCAATGGCAAGCGCGCCGCGAGCGTGGGGGGCGACGAGAAGATCTCCATCGAGGCGGACCTCAACGTGAATGTGGGGGGAGACCAGTCCACGAAGGTGGGCGCCATGCGCGACGTGAAGGTGACGGGAAGCCTCACGGAGGAGGTGGCCGGGGCGATGGACCTCCAGGTGGGCGGCATGGAGTTGGTGCAGGTGGGCAACCCGGTGGCGGCGGTGCTGGAGCTCATCGTGAATGCGGCGGTGGGGAAGGTCGTGGGGGCGGCGGCGAAGGCGGCCAGTCGGGCCGAGGCGACGCTGCTGGGGCCCATCCTCCCGATGATTCAAGAGGCGCGCGAGGCGGTGGGACCGGCCGCGCAGTTCGCGGGGCCCGCGGCGGCGCTGTTGGGGGATGGGGACCCGCAGATTGCGGCCTTCGCGCAGGCGGCGGGCAAGCTGTCGGACGCGGCGGGGGCGGCGGAGTCGGGACAGATTGCGGCGGGCATGGCGCAGTCGATGGTCTCCGACAAGCTCTCCGGCGCGCTCATCGATGCGGTGAAGGAGGCGAGTGGGGCGGGGGCGGCGGAGGAGGCGGTGGCGGTGGGGGCGATGCGGCGCCCGAGGCGGCTGGGAGTGCGACGGGCGGCGGGAGTGGGACGTGGGCGACGGTGGTGGGGGGCTCGGTGA
- a CDS encoding PAAR-like domain-containing protein, with protein MSLTTSGMSAGTSKQKLNFVPMAPNVCLVPAPPPPAGPQGIPVPFPITTDTGSIKKPVPKVKHKGGKVPNTDSSFSGIKGNEAGVGQLPPSTPKKDIVTGVNMKKGSAMVGCPNCQVGGKSFLMTGSPGFGNHG; from the coding sequence ATGTCCCTGACGACGAGCGGCATGTCCGCCGGCACCAGCAAGCAGAAGCTCAACTTCGTCCCCATGGCACCCAACGTGTGCCTGGTCCCCGCGCCGCCCCCGCCCGCGGGCCCGCAGGGCATCCCCGTGCCGTTCCCCATCACCACGGACACCGGCAGCATCAAGAAGCCGGTGCCGAAGGTGAAGCACAAGGGCGGCAAGGTGCCCAACACGGACTCGTCCTTCAGCGGCATCAAGGGCAACGAGGCCGGAGTGGGGCAGCTTCCCCCCTCGACGCCCAAGAAGGACATCGTCACCGGCGTGAACATGAAGAAGGGCTCCGCCATGGTGGGCTGTCCCAATTGTCAGGTCGGTGGCAAGAGCTTCCTGATGACGGGAAGCCCCGGCTTCGGCAACCACGGCTGA
- a CDS encoding type VI immunity family protein encodes MSEPLLAPLSHVDTGDVVIRAELGLTAYLAEPDFWAREGAQRALDLMLDLPTADLLRYYTTSVMTEWDEVGPRMLKSLRDGLTSRALLMEKPRHLFFFRLADEPNCPSVGFSYTEIDPRRATRAAVLELTLPQGHTPEDLQSLAVALTELGPVYSLVGGYTARWNMLYPKPAFSEFYLWAQRYLGLDIQDAEEFAPFAPVGLPGSNWLTYLGEPLAKPLELDLAALKRTAWKPPVETLPVRSGLMLRAGARPTMGDLNRFAYPEAYAEVARALEPSFATELPEFWGPFTDEQRTGAWLRRLVGAKDWSA; translated from the coding sequence ATGTCCGAGCCTCTTCTCGCCCCCCTCAGCCATGTCGACACAGGGGATGTCGTCATCCGCGCGGAGCTCGGGCTGACCGCCTATCTCGCGGAGCCGGACTTCTGGGCACGCGAGGGCGCGCAGCGTGCGCTGGACCTGATGTTGGACCTGCCCACGGCGGACCTGCTCCGCTACTACACGACGTCCGTGATGACCGAGTGGGATGAGGTCGGCCCTCGCATGCTGAAGTCCCTGCGCGACGGGCTGACCTCTCGCGCGCTGCTCATGGAGAAGCCTCGGCACCTCTTCTTCTTCCGGCTGGCGGACGAGCCCAACTGTCCCTCGGTGGGCTTCTCGTACACGGAGATAGACCCGAGGCGGGCGACACGCGCGGCGGTGCTCGAGCTCACGCTGCCCCAGGGCCACACGCCCGAAGACCTCCAGTCGCTCGCCGTCGCGCTCACGGAGCTGGGCCCGGTGTACTCGCTGGTGGGCGGCTACACGGCGCGCTGGAACATGCTGTACCCGAAGCCGGCCTTCAGTGAGTTCTACCTGTGGGCCCAGCGCTACCTCGGCCTCGACATCCAGGACGCGGAAGAGTTCGCGCCCTTCGCCCCCGTGGGGCTGCCCGGGAGCAACTGGCTGACGTACCTCGGCGAGCCGCTGGCGAAGCCGCTCGAGCTGGACCTCGCCGCGCTGAAGCGCACCGCGTGGAAGCCTCCCGTGGAGACCTTGCCCGTGCGCTCAGGGCTGATGCTGCGTGCCGGCGCCAGGCCCACGATGGGAGACCTCAACCGCTTCGCCTATCCGGAGGCGTACGCGGAGGTGGCTCGGGCGCTCGAGCCGTCCTTCGCGACGGAGCTCCCCGAGTTCTGGGGGCCGTTCACGGACGAGCAGCGCACGGGGGCCTGGCTGCGTCGGCTCGTCGGCGCGAAGGACTGGTCGGCCTGA
- a CDS encoding DUF2169 family type VI secretion system accessory protein, translating into MSLPELNTRTPATVQLLPQFGMDGAPCIVVVIKQRFSVVRVGHVRRESGARVRLVDELWEPDAEESSIRRPSDAGLLKPSTDVVVSGSAMALHRESVKELDVSVRVGPVSKRLKVFGTRVWYPGVIGLSLTPPQPFQEVPLRWEYAYGGMDTSNPQRLAHEPRNPLGRGVVADSDTLKHKPGPQIEDPEDLITSSRSRPEPVGVGAVGPQFEPRVRFAGTYDDRWQKERMPLPPLDFDARFLNVAAPGLICPSYLSGGELVEVEGMSAQGQLGFELPKLAFGVVAVTAQGEVEHRPAMDTVLLEPNERAFELTWRSVVPVPKRARELSAINVFEKAWV; encoded by the coding sequence ATGTCCCTCCCCGAGCTCAATACCCGCACGCCCGCGACCGTCCAGCTCCTCCCCCAGTTCGGGATGGACGGAGCGCCTTGCATCGTCGTGGTCATCAAGCAGCGTTTCTCGGTCGTCCGAGTCGGCCACGTGCGGCGCGAAAGCGGAGCGCGGGTGCGGCTGGTGGACGAGCTGTGGGAGCCGGATGCGGAGGAGAGCAGCATCCGTCGGCCCTCGGACGCGGGCCTGCTCAAGCCGAGCACGGACGTGGTGGTGTCGGGCAGCGCCATGGCCCTCCACCGCGAGTCGGTGAAGGAGCTGGACGTCTCGGTGCGCGTCGGCCCGGTGAGCAAGCGGCTCAAGGTGTTCGGCACGCGCGTCTGGTATCCGGGCGTGATTGGCCTGTCGCTCACCCCGCCGCAGCCCTTCCAGGAGGTGCCGCTGCGGTGGGAGTACGCGTATGGCGGCATGGACACGAGCAATCCCCAGCGCCTGGCGCATGAGCCGAGAAATCCGCTGGGGCGCGGCGTGGTCGCGGACTCGGACACGCTGAAGCACAAGCCCGGTCCTCAGATTGAAGACCCCGAGGACCTCATCACGTCGTCGCGCTCGCGCCCGGAGCCCGTGGGCGTGGGCGCCGTGGGCCCGCAGTTCGAGCCGCGTGTGCGCTTCGCGGGGACCTACGATGACCGATGGCAGAAGGAGCGCATGCCGCTGCCGCCGCTGGACTTCGACGCGCGCTTCCTCAATGTCGCCGCGCCAGGGCTCATCTGTCCGTCGTACCTGAGCGGTGGCGAGCTGGTGGAGGTGGAGGGGATGAGCGCGCAGGGACAGCTCGGCTTCGAGCTGCCGAAGCTCGCCTTCGGCGTGGTGGCCGTGACGGCGCAAGGCGAGGTGGAGCATCGGCCCGCGATGGACACGGTGTTGCTCGAGCCCAATGAGCGGGCGTTCGAGCTCACGTGGCGCTCCGTCGTCCCCGTGCCGAAGCGGGCGCGTGAGCTGTCCGCCATCAATGTCTTCGAGAAGGCGTGGGTCTGA
- a CDS encoding GAF domain-containing protein: MAASRYSDARQFGAHTPEVEERLALLAEASRVLADASLEPPAVMERLCALVVPLLGAACTLRLVSEDGHWLRTVASAAATPEARRLFQTLSPPAVRADEGPSHEVLRTGEALWVPDLDPQSLREWLPPQQHGLLKDFPFTRMMVLPLRARGRSLGTLTVWKDPAEAERTVDAGEQLLLQELADRAALALDVARAYAAEKQARQAAEVAAGRLQRLQRVTAELSRVLSAERVAEVIVEQGVEAVGAARGVLWVVEGDHARLLRCSGYEDPQALEKSFGRLPLDGPHPVKDAIREARPIWVESPEAMADRYPELDVIRSQTMRAPSPASTCLPLFAEGRVLGVLLFAFTEPRVFAPDERAFLELLAHHAGQAMARARLLEQEQRAREELAEVNERLAAIIQASPASIILVDSDGTVRLWNPAAERIFGWKPEEVLGQVLPVVPADKQAEFRRNLEKAGRGESLGGAVMRRQRKDGTPLQVALWTALVQPAGGGPEQVLSMAVDVTERHRSEAAQHFLAEAGGVLAASLEQEQTLERVAHLAVPSYAESCGVFLTDPDGTVRCVASAHEDLGLRAQDGHPAPGLAVASRVVASNEAELRTRTRTNTPECARSPGGTGVCAWLCVPLQVRGQTLGALTFATSRRDYDAQDLSLAQELARRAALAIDNARLYREARQAIRLREEFLSIASHELKTPISALQLQVQSLMAGLARSPSGLTPERLGRALEVVDRQVKRQTQLIHELLDVSRISAGRLELSPEPLDLSAMVREVVERFEPELERTGTRLELSLAPESSGLWDKLRIDQVLTNLVSNAVKYGRGNPVHVVVTSLEDSVRVEVRDRGIGIGEEHLSRLFHRFERAVSERNYGGFGLGLWISRQIVEAMGGHIAVRSELGVGSTFTVDLPRPRAG, encoded by the coding sequence ATGGCAGCATCCCGGTATTCAGACGCGCGGCAGTTCGGGGCCCACACCCCGGAGGTGGAGGAGCGGCTGGCCCTGCTGGCGGAGGCGTCGCGCGTGCTGGCCGACGCCAGCCTGGAGCCTCCCGCCGTCATGGAGCGGTTGTGCGCGCTGGTGGTGCCGCTGTTGGGTGCTGCATGCACGCTGCGCCTGGTGTCGGAGGATGGCCACTGGCTGCGCACCGTGGCCTCGGCCGCCGCCACGCCGGAGGCTCGGCGGTTGTTCCAGACGCTCAGTCCCCCGGCGGTGCGCGCGGACGAGGGACCCTCCCACGAGGTGCTGCGCACGGGCGAGGCGCTCTGGGTGCCGGACCTGGACCCGCAGTCGCTGCGCGAGTGGCTGCCGCCGCAGCAGCATGGGCTGCTGAAGGACTTCCCCTTCACGCGGATGATGGTGCTGCCGCTGCGCGCGCGGGGGCGGAGCCTGGGGACGCTCACCGTGTGGAAGGACCCCGCGGAGGCCGAGCGCACCGTCGACGCGGGCGAGCAGCTCCTCCTCCAGGAGCTCGCGGACCGCGCGGCCCTGGCGCTGGACGTGGCGCGCGCGTACGCGGCGGAGAAGCAGGCCCGGCAGGCGGCGGAGGTGGCGGCGGGGCGGCTGCAGCGGCTGCAGCGGGTGACGGCGGAGCTGTCGCGCGTGCTGTCCGCCGAGCGCGTGGCGGAGGTCATCGTCGAGCAAGGCGTGGAGGCGGTCGGCGCCGCGCGCGGCGTGCTGTGGGTGGTGGAGGGAGACCACGCGCGGCTGCTGCGGTGCTCCGGCTACGAAGACCCCCAGGCGCTCGAGAAGTCCTTCGGCAGGCTCCCCTTGGATGGCCCCCATCCCGTGAAGGACGCCATCCGGGAGGCCCGGCCCATCTGGGTGGAGTCCCCGGAGGCGATGGCGGACCGCTATCCCGAGCTGGATGTGATTCGCAGCCAGACAATGCGCGCCCCCTCGCCCGCGTCGACCTGTCTGCCTTTGTTCGCCGAGGGCCGCGTGCTGGGCGTGTTGCTGTTCGCCTTCACCGAGCCTCGCGTCTTCGCTCCCGACGAGCGCGCGTTCCTGGAGCTGCTGGCGCACCACGCGGGACAGGCGATGGCTCGGGCCCGGCTGCTCGAGCAGGAGCAGCGCGCGCGAGAGGAGCTGGCCGAGGTCAACGAGCGGCTGGCCGCCATCATCCAGGCGTCCCCCGCCTCCATCATCCTGGTGGACAGCGACGGCACGGTGCGGCTGTGGAACCCGGCCGCGGAGCGCATCTTCGGGTGGAAGCCCGAGGAGGTGCTGGGCCAGGTGCTGCCCGTGGTGCCCGCGGACAAGCAGGCGGAGTTCCGCCGCAACCTGGAGAAGGCCGGCCGGGGTGAGTCGCTGGGCGGCGCGGTGATGCGGCGACAGCGCAAGGACGGCACTCCGCTCCAGGTCGCGCTGTGGACCGCGCTCGTGCAGCCCGCGGGGGGTGGCCCCGAGCAGGTGCTGAGCATGGCCGTGGACGTCACGGAGCGACACCGCAGCGAGGCCGCGCAGCACTTCCTCGCCGAGGCCGGGGGTGTCCTGGCCGCGAGCCTGGAGCAGGAGCAGACGCTGGAGCGCGTGGCCCACCTCGCCGTGCCGTCCTACGCGGAGTCCTGCGGCGTGTTCCTCACGGACCCGGACGGCACCGTGCGCTGCGTGGCGTCCGCGCACGAGGACCTGGGACTGCGCGCCCAGGACGGACACCCCGCGCCAGGGCTCGCCGTCGCGTCTCGGGTGGTGGCCTCCAACGAGGCGGAGCTGCGCACGCGCACGCGCACGAACACCCCCGAGTGCGCGCGGAGCCCCGGCGGCACGGGCGTCTGCGCGTGGCTGTGCGTGCCGCTCCAGGTGCGAGGCCAGACGCTGGGCGCGCTCACGTTCGCCACGTCCCGTCGCGACTACGACGCACAGGACTTGTCGCTGGCGCAGGAGCTGGCGAGGCGCGCGGCGCTGGCCATCGACAACGCCCGCCTCTATCGCGAGGCGCGGCAGGCCATCCGCCTGCGCGAGGAGTTCCTCTCCATCGCGAGCCACGAGCTGAAGACGCCCATCAGCGCGCTCCAGCTGCAGGTGCAGAGCTTGATGGCGGGGCTGGCGCGCTCCCCCTCGGGCCTGACGCCGGAGCGGCTGGGACGCGCGCTGGAGGTGGTGGACCGGCAGGTGAAGCGGCAGACGCAGCTCATCCACGAGCTCCTGGATGTGTCTCGCATCAGCGCGGGGCGGCTGGAGCTGAGCCCCGAGCCGCTCGACCTGTCCGCGATGGTGCGCGAGGTGGTGGAGCGCTTCGAGCCGGAGCTGGAGCGCACGGGCACGCGGCTGGAGCTGTCCCTGGCGCCGGAGTCCTCGGGGCTCTGGGACAAGCTGCGAATCGACCAGGTGCTGACGAACCTGGTGAGCAACGCGGTGAAGTACGGGCGCGGCAACCCCGTGCACGTGGTGGTGACATCCCTGGAGGACTCGGTGCGCGTGGAGGTGCGCGACCGGGGCATCGGCATCGGCGAGGAGCACCTGTCGCGGCTGTTCCACCGCTTCGAGCGCGCCGTGTCCGAGCGCAACTACGGCGGCTTCGGACTGGGCCTCTGGATTTCGCGCCAGATTGTCGAGGCGATGGGCGGCCACATCGCCGTGCGCAGCGAGCTGGGCGTGGGCTCCACCTTCACCGTGGACCTGCCACGCCCTCGGGCGGGCTGA
- a CDS encoding potassium transporter Kup, with product MKDTSTGASSGEAVREGPDTFKRTALLALGALGIVYGDIGTSPLYALRECFTGPHGIAPTPQNVLGVLSLIFWTLLIIVSVKYLIFVMRADNRGEGGILALMALAMQRQRGQSTPVARPVLITLGIFGAALLYGDGLITPAITVLSAVEGLSVATPVFEPFIVPITLAILTVLFVVQRHGTARIGSLFGPVMCVWFFTLAALGVKELVHNPAVLSALSPVHGVMLLVHNGWHGFLVLGGVFLVVTGCEALYADMGHFGWKPIRWAWFSVVLPSLMLNYLGQGALLLRDASAARNPFYLLAPSWMLYPLVALSAVAGVIASQALISGAFSLTRQAMQLGYSPRMEVVHTSAEEMGQIYLPGINWALMVGVFTLVVTFRSSSALASAYGIAVSTTMVITSIMAYVVARERWGVSRALAIPVAGLFLTVELSLFSANAMKLADGGWFPLLLAVVIFTLMTTWKRGRAILAAKLRASSIPLKELLGSFGDHPPLRVSGTAIFMTGNAEGTPPALLHNLKHNKVLHEQVVLLTILSEDVPHVPGAERVVVEPLEQGFVRVVATYGFMENPSIPDVLKRCREKGLQFQLMGTSFFLGRETLIPTKRPGMAVWREALFSWMSRNARSATAYFRIPPNRVVELGSQVEL from the coding sequence GTGAAAGACACCTCCACTGGTGCGTCGAGCGGGGAGGCTGTTCGGGAAGGCCCGGACACCTTCAAGCGCACGGCGCTCCTGGCCCTCGGGGCCCTGGGCATCGTCTACGGTGATATCGGGACGAGCCCCCTGTACGCGTTGCGCGAGTGTTTCACCGGCCCGCACGGCATCGCACCCACTCCTCAGAATGTGCTGGGGGTGCTGTCGCTCATCTTCTGGACGCTGCTCATCATCGTCTCGGTGAAGTACCTCATCTTCGTGATGCGGGCGGACAACCGGGGCGAGGGCGGCATCCTGGCGCTGATGGCGCTGGCCATGCAGCGCCAGCGGGGACAGTCCACGCCCGTGGCCCGCCCGGTGCTCATCACCCTGGGCATCTTCGGCGCCGCGCTGCTCTACGGCGACGGCCTCATCACGCCGGCCATCACCGTGCTCAGCGCGGTGGAGGGCCTCAGCGTGGCCACGCCCGTGTTCGAGCCCTTCATCGTCCCCATCACCCTGGCCATCCTCACGGTGCTCTTCGTGGTGCAGCGTCACGGCACCGCGCGCATCGGCTCCCTCTTCGGCCCGGTGATGTGCGTGTGGTTCTTCACGCTGGCCGCGTTGGGCGTGAAGGAATTGGTGCACAACCCCGCTGTCCTGAGCGCGCTGTCGCCCGTGCACGGCGTCATGCTCCTGGTGCACAACGGCTGGCACGGCTTCCTCGTGCTGGGCGGCGTGTTCCTCGTCGTGACGGGCTGCGAGGCGCTCTACGCGGACATGGGCCACTTCGGGTGGAAGCCCATCCGGTGGGCCTGGTTCAGCGTGGTGCTGCCCTCGCTGATGCTCAACTACCTGGGCCAGGGCGCGCTCCTCCTGCGGGACGCGAGCGCCGCGCGCAACCCGTTCTACCTGCTGGCCCCGTCGTGGATGCTCTACCCGCTGGTGGCGCTGTCGGCCGTGGCGGGTGTCATCGCGTCGCAGGCCCTCATCTCCGGCGCCTTCTCGCTGACCCGCCAGGCCATGCAGTTGGGCTACAGCCCGCGCATGGAGGTGGTGCACACCTCGGCGGAGGAGATGGGCCAGATTTATCTGCCCGGCATCAACTGGGCGCTGATGGTGGGCGTCTTCACGCTGGTCGTGACGTTCCGCTCCTCCAGCGCGCTGGCCTCCGCGTACGGCATCGCGGTGTCCACCACCATGGTCATCACCTCCATCATGGCCTACGTCGTGGCGCGCGAGCGCTGGGGCGTCAGCCGCGCCCTGGCCATCCCCGTCGCGGGCCTCTTCCTCACGGTGGAGCTGTCCCTCTTCAGCGCCAACGCGATGAAGCTGGCGGACGGTGGCTGGTTCCCGCTGCTGCTGGCCGTCGTCATCTTCACGCTGATGACCACGTGGAAGCGCGGCCGGGCCATCCTCGCCGCCAAGCTGCGCGCGTCCAGCATCCCCCTGAAGGAGCTCCTGGGCAGCTTCGGGGACCATCCGCCCCTGCGCGTCTCCGGCACCGCCATCTTCATGACGGGCAACGCGGAGGGCACGCCCCCGGCGCTCCTGCACAACCTGAAGCACAACAAGGTGCTGCACGAGCAGGTGGTGCTCCTGACCATCCTCTCGGAGGACGTGCCGCACGTCCCCGGCGCCGAGCGGGTGGTGGTGGAGCCCCTGGAGCAGGGCTTCGTCCGGGTGGTGGCCACCTACGGCTTCATGGAGAACCCCAGCATCCCGGACGTGCTCAAGCGCTGCCGGGAGAAGGGGCTCCAGTTCCAGCTCATGGGCACCAGCTTCTTCCTGGGCCGTGAAACGCTCATCCCCACCAAGCGCCCCGGCATGGCCGTGTGGCGCGAGGCCCTCTTCTCCTGGATGAGCCGCAACGCTCGCAGTGCGACCGCCTACTTCCGGATTCCCCCCAACCGCGTGGTGGAGCTGGGCAGTCAGGTGGAGCTGTAA